The nucleotide sequence CCTTTGAAGATACCGTTAACTTAACCTCCAGCAAAAAATTCAGCAATGGCTCTTACCTCTATGAGGGCGTATTGGTGCCTCCTGCATTGACCGGCCACTACGATTATATTGAGCTGTATGGAGGAGAACGCCAACAGGTGACGAAACATATTCGGGGTTGTGTGTGTCATCTCAAGCAATGCGTCAAATTTTGCTGTCATCCAATGGCGGAATTGTATCGAACCAGCGCGAACTCCGACGCCCAATGTGATGAGAAACTAAGTGAGGAGCTGACCTACTCGCCGTATGTAAATGTGACTTTGGGTAACAGCAGTCAGGTCTTGATGCATGTCTTAGACGAATTTGTTGTGCAGCAAGGGATTCCATGCGGCGGAGGGTACATGCTGATGCCGCATCAATTCGAAGAAGACCAATGGGAATTGTTTGAGGTaagcaataaatatatatgtagatgtagataaatatgaataaatatacTCATTTCACAGAATGGCACACTACTGCGTTTAGCCGATGAGATGGCCTTCACGAGACGCGATTATTGCCTGCAAGCATATGAAGCGGACGGAAAATATGTCCTGAATCCAATGAACTGTCCAGTTACCTATGATGAGCCTTCAACCCTCATGCTGAACACAATCGGTAAGAGAGAAACTATTTCTGATCGTTGGAAACTAAGTAATGGTGTTTTTGTGACTTTTCAGTGATGATGATATCGGCGCCTTTTTTGTATGCCACCATCCTGATCTACTCGCTTATCCCAGAACTATGGAACTTACACACCAAATGCTTAATTTGCTATCTCTCGTCGCTGGCTATTGGTACTACGATGATAGTAATGATCAACATATTGGATTCCGACTACGTGAATGTTATTTGCGCTACTATAGGTGGGTTGACTCACAGGTGGAGGGAGATATGCCAAGTGTAGGGAGATCTGACAAGTGCCCACATGcacatatatcgggtgttttttttaactgttgagaactatcgatatcgataactatgggtTGACAGTTGAGAATACAAATTGTGTTGACTTTTCTGATCTGTAATGCTTggaaagtcatcatgaatcgtttaacgccaggaCAACGCTtgaaaattgtgtaaatttgctttgagatgaaaaaaaaaaaaaaattctgttctCGAAATTCATAGAGTGAAGTGTTGCAGCAGACGCCCAAATATCTGTTCGttgtcgttctcaacttgttggcctttatCCTTCGTTTACGTGGAACattttacgtaaggatcttggcttaaGTGCCTATAAAATGTATCTCTTGCAAGAATTGAAGTCAAATGATCATCGTTTGCGTCacttttttgctgattgggctcatttagatttattattcagatttactagaaaaagtagtcaaaaattgcacTGATCAAATGATCCATGCAACTCGTCGCCACGGCGgatatatgccggatatcattttcctaaaatatatGCGATggaattttcttcttcttaaaggGCACAATAACCCCTTAAGCCGTTTTGACCGAGTTTCTTTCTCGttctaaccggcaccagttggacacactaagtgaagccaagtccttctccatctgatacATCCAACGCAAAGGCGGCCTTCCTCttactctgctaccaccagctggtaccgcatcgaatactttcagagccagaaaGTTTGTATCCagtcgaacgacatgacccaggcaATGGAGAAGCGTAAAGCACAAATAGTTCATTGtaccatcgcctacgatactcggcATCGTagacgtgcaaaggtctaaaaaatCTGTCGCAAAATCTttccctcaaacactccaagggtgGCCTTataggatgttgtcatcgtccatgcttctgcgccatacaatagAAAGGACATGATGAAAACTTTACaaggtgttagttttgttcgtcgagagagaactttactccTCAAATGCCTACTTAGCCCATGaagttatctaccagattaataaaaaaaaaatcattgcaacaatatttctgttttgtattagcattttaagttctcaaggtCTTAAAAAGCACCCGACATAAATGCGTTTCTATACCTTAgataatatgcaaaaaaatattttaactaaaatttttaaaatttttctcctAATATAGTAACTATAACAAATTACACCCGATTTCGCTTGTATTTTCATATTCGATCTTATATTTTCTCGATTTCGATAGGGTTTGTGACGTACTATTTCCTATCGGCCGCCTTTTTCTGGCTGAACGTTATCTGTTTCGATCTTTGGCACAACTTCCGCGGCACTAAGGGCAACATTCAGAATCTGACTCAGCGAAAACGTTTTCTCTACTACGCACTCTATGCTTGGGGCGTGCCAGCGCTTATGACTATTCTAACAATCGCTCTGCAGTACTCGGACCTGCCAAATAAACTGAAGTCCGGCATAGGGCATTCACACTGTTGGTTGAAAGGTAAgttgatgtacatacatacacacactctcCATACATAACTAACGCATACtctaaaaacaatttaacaTGAAGTGGACGATTGGTCCGCCATGATTTATTTTCACGGACCCTGCCtattgttaattattttcaatattacgATTTTCTTCGTAACCGCCAAGAAGATCTACAGTATACGAAAAGAACTGCACAAATTCGCTCAGGGCGAAGAGAGCAGACGCCATCTGCGCTCGCAACAAAACGAGTGAGTTTCTGTTTAAAACTGTGCTTCAtatgagtacatacatacatatatgtggtatgtgcaaatgtttataaaaattaagaatcaatttgatGAATTATTTCAGTGTCTGGCTGTTCTTCCGGATGTTCATTGTAATGGGCATCGGCTGGTTGTTAGAGGTAATCGGCTACATAGTTGGCGATAGGAGTCATTACGCCATTATATTCGCACTCGCAGACATATACAATGCCTCGCAGGGATTGATTATATTTGTGCTATTGGTTATGAAGAAGAAGGTGTTGCTGCTCATAAAGAGAAGGtacaatttaacaaaatattaattttacttgcaaatatttcaaattaacaTAATAAATGATTCGTAAAGAATTTTGTGCATTGAGGGGCCTGAACCCACAGACTCAACCGAATCGCAGTGCTCTGAAGAAGAGATCGCgttacaaaatattacaaatggaATTCCGCCGATTTTGAAGTGATTGAATAGGTAAAAAGGAATTCGAGTTCCGTATTTTGGTTATGGTGTTACTAATGGTGCTCCCTGTCGTGTGGGTCTTGGTTTTGCTTGTAATAACAATCCTCTTAAGCAATAACACTAACTTtgtcttgtttatttgcaatgggtttcatttgtttggaaaaaaaaaacgaaaactaacACAATATTTACATTCAATTTTTACAGCATGTTTCAttctataagtacatacatacgtgggcATATGCTTCATTTAcctaacctttttttatttattttgcttttcaatatcagTAAACTAACTCAGATACTTTTTTTAGAATATCGAAATCGGATAATGCATTGCAATCGTCATTTAGGCGAACACCCAAGTCTAGCGCTTCAACTATGGAATTGAGTAAGTGAAGAGAAATTTTAgtgggaaaaatattaatatctttAAGAATATATGAATGTGTTAAAACGTCTCTCGATGTCGATGTAAGAGACACTATagcaccttgatcaaaaagtttccggtatatattctgaaaattcaatataacacatgggctgaaaagtccaaaaactttattcatcaacataattttcatcaagaacaacgcaattttgtagaacgatttattttttgccttAAAATAGGCCTTAGTTTCAGCGATAGCCTCTTTAATCGAGTGAAATTTTTTAcgggcgagcatttttttaggtctgcgaacagccggtagtcactgggagccaaatctggcaaaAACGGggagagcaattcgaagttcaattcatgtagttttgccattgttttgattgacttgtgattTACTTGTTTTTGATCAACAGCGAACAAAATTGGGTGTCGCGCTGCTtcgaacagagctttctcatagtcaaatgctcatgcaatataaagccattCATTCTTCATGATAtcttacgatgtcagctaactcacgcaacttcacttttccaACATTCAAAAGGATTTTGCAgacttttttgatgttttctgatgTTACCGCCTTATTTGGACTTCCATTgctttgtgcatcatcggtTGATGTCAACAAAccatcattttattgttgtttcggaTGGAGCGGCGTCCCCATAACAATTGACAAGCCATTGCTTcatttgaacggtatttttccatATCAAGAAGcagagtaaaattaaaacacgaaattcttttttatccattgttttgaaaataacaaaagtagcgtcactcttaccAGAATAACTCACGAACTGATAAATAGGAGATgatctttttaaggttagtatcATATTAACTGAAAGAGAGGTGAATGCagtaaaactagtgccatctatgtgttacgcccggaacttttcagcccatgtgctacaagtttatttctcaaaagtgatattatcaccTTCAAAGTACTTTCCCACCCTCAAAGTATTGTAATGCACTTAGGCCTTTGATCGTGTCTTCGtcacatttctggaactctattttcggtataaccATCGGAgctgtcttcgatttttccattacttcattTCGGCTATAAACGCGCATTCGTCGTaccccgtagtggttttttgactcgatcaaacagaagaGAGTCGCACGgaaccatatcaggtgaatttgaTGGCTGTTAATGGTATTCTTTGGTCAAACATTCACGGATAAAGATGGCACTGTGcaacggtgcgttatcatggcgcAAAGACCTCGAGTAGTTTTCCTACaattcctttcttttttggcgaattgtttCACGAAAACGACTCATAAcgtccaaataatagtccttacaAACTGTCCGATCTTCTGACAAAAActcgtggtgtacaataccatggtaatccataaaaatcgtgagcatcgctttcttttgactgaaaacgtcgtggttttttggtcttggttcatttgGAGCTCTGCGGACACCTGGCGGTTGTTTCGGGaattttttgatcaaggtggtatgttCAGACTACATTTTCGTCCGTCTAATGCTGCT is from Anastrepha ludens isolate Willacy chromosome 4, idAnaLude1.1, whole genome shotgun sequence and encodes:
- the LOC128861482 gene encoding G-protein coupled receptor Mth2-like isoform X2, which translates into the protein MEAKTFVLFFGVSYLFCCIGALAEIPNCAFEDTVNLTSSKKFSNGSYLYEGVLVPPALTGHYDYIELYGGERQQVTKHIRGCVCHLKQCVKFCCHPMAELYRTSANSDAQCDEKLSEELTYSPYVNVTLGNSSQVLMHVLDEFVVQQGIPCGGGYMLMPHQFEEDQWELFENGTLLRLADEMAFTRRDYCLQAYEADGKYVLNPMNCPVTYDEPSTLMLNTIVMMISAPFLYATILIYSLIPELWNLHTKCLICYLSSLAIGTTMIVMINILDSDYVNVICATIGFVTYYFLSAAFFWLNVICFDLWHNFRGTKGNIQNLTQRKRFLYYALYAWGVPALMTILTIALQYSDLPNKLKSGIGHSHCWLKVDDWSAMIYFHGPCLLLIIFNITIFFVTAKKIYSIRKELHKFAQGEESRRHLRSQQNEINLMNYFSVWLFFRMFIVMGIGWLLEVIGYIVGDRSHYAIIFALADIYNASQGLIIFVLLVMKKKVLLLIKRRILCIEGPEPTDSTESQCSEEEIALQNITNGIPPILK
- the LOC128861482 gene encoding G-protein coupled receptor Mth2-like isoform X1, with amino-acid sequence MEAKTFVLFFGVSYLFCCIGALAEIPNCAFEDTVNLTSSKKFSNGSYLYEGVLVPPALTGHYDYIELYGGERQQVTKHIRGCVCHLKQCVKFCCHPMAELYRTSANSDAQCDEKLSEELTYSPYVNVTLGNSSQVLMHVLDEFVVQQGIPCGGGYMLMPHQFEEDQWELFENGTLLRLADEMAFTRRDYCLQAYEADGKYVLNPMNCPVTYDEPSTLMLNTIVMMISAPFLYATILIYSLIPELWNLHTKCLICYLSSLAIGTTMIVMINILDSDYVNVICATIGFVTYYFLSAAFFWLNVICFDLWHNFRGTKGNIQNLTQRKRFLYYALYAWGVPALMTILTIALQYSDLPNKLKSGIGHSHCWLKVDDWSAMIYFHGPCLLLIIFNITIFFVTAKKIYSIRKELHKFAQGEESRRHLRSQQNEINLMNYFSVWLFFRMFIVMGIGWLLEVIGYIVGDRSHYAIIFALADIYNASQGLIIFVLLVMKKKVLLLIKRRISKSDNALQSSFRRTPKSSASTMELTNVESRWKLQN
- the LOC128861482 gene encoding G-protein coupled receptor Mth2-like isoform X4 is translated as MEAKTFVLFFGVSYLFCCIGALAEIPNCAFEDTVNLTSSKKFSNGSYLYEGVLVPPALTGHYDYIELYGGERQQVTKHIRGCVCHLKQCVKFCCHPMAELYRTSANSDAQCDEKLSEELTYSPYVNVTLGNSSQVLMHVLDEFVVQQGIPCGGGYMLMPHQFEEDQWELFENGTLLRLADEMAFTRRDYCLQAYEADGKYVLNPMNCPVTYDEPSTLMLNTIVMMISAPFLYATILIYSLIPELWNLHTKCLICYLSSLAIGTTMIVMINILDSDYVNVICATIGFVTYYFLSAAFFWLNVICFDLWHNFRGTKGNIQNLTQRKRFLYYALYAWGVPALMTILTIALQYSDLPNKLKSGIGHSHCWLKDLQYTKRTAQIRSGRREQTPSALATKRNQFDELFQCLAVLPDVHCNGHRLVVRGNRLHSWR
- the LOC128861482 gene encoding G-protein coupled receptor Mth2-like isoform X3; this encodes MEAKTFVLFFGVSYLFCCIGALAEIPNCAFEDTVNLTSSKKFSNGSYLYEGVLVPPALTGHYDYIELYGGERQQVTKHIRGCVCHLKQCVKFCCHPMAELYRTSANSDAQCDEKLSEELTYSPYVNVTLGNSSQVLMHVLDEFVVQQGIPCGGGYMLMPHQFEEDQWELFENGTLLRLADEMAFTRRDYCLQAYEADGKYVLNPMNCPVTYDEPSTLMLNTIVMMISAPFLYATILIYSLIPELWNLHTKCLICYLSSLAIGTTMIVMINILDSDYVNVICATIGFVTYYFLSAAFFWLNVICFDLWHNFRGTKGNIQNLTQRKRFLYYALYAWGVPALMTILTIALQYSDLPNKLKSGIGHSHCWLKVDDWSAMIYFHGPCLLLIIFNITIFFVTAKKIYSIRKELHKFAQGEESRRHLRSQQNDVWLFFRMFIVMGIGWLLEVIGYIVGDRSHYAIIFALADIYNASQGLIIFVLLVMKKKVLLLIKRRISKSDNALQSSFRRTPKSSASTMELTNVESRWKLQN